ATAATATGAAAATAGCGGAAGAGAAAAGTACCGTGATCAGCAAATATCGTTATATCCATTTTGACTCCTTTAGTCAGTTTTAATTTCTCTGAATATACTTTTTTTTCGCAGCTCGTGTCAATAATTTGTCATATTGCCCGCAGAGCGGCGACCAATGTGCAGGCGTGGTCAATCGTGCCCGGCCGTCGGTCACATGACACAGGCGCGCCGCAAATGAGGAGAGAAGATGTATCAAAGAAAATTAGGTCTGTTAATCATGTTTGCAGCAATCACCTGCGGTAAAAAGGCAGAGGCAGGCGTTCGCGGCAGCGACGGCTTTTCGCTGCCGCGCCCTTACGTGCAGAGCGACAAGTCGCTGCGCGTTGCGGTGTTCGCCGGCGGCTGCTTCTGGTGCATGGAGCCGCCATTCGAAAAGTTAGCGGGCGTGAAGGCAGTCATCTCGGGTTATGCCGGCGGTTCAGAGAAAAATCCGACTTATGACGAAGTTTCTTACGGGCGAAGTTCGCATGTCGAATCGGTACTTGTGCTCTACGACCCCAAAGTTGTGAGCTATGAAAAGCTACTCGCCGTTTTTTGGCAAAACATCAACCCCGAACAAGACGACGGCCAGTTCTACGACAGGGGGCCGCAGTATATGACATATATTTTTTACGCGAATGAGGCCGAGCGCCAGCTCGCAGAAAAATCCAAGGCGGATTTATTAGCGACCAAAAAGTTTTCGCGCATCGCGACCCGGCTCGCCCCAGCGACTGCCTTCTGGCCCGCCGAAGACTACCATCAGGATTATTACAAGAAGAACCCAGACCACTACCAACGCTATCGCGTTGGTTCGGGCAGGGATGCATATTTAAGGAACAAGTGGCAGCCGTAGTCGCCATGCCCGCGCATGCGGGCATCTCACCTCGTGAAACACATTAGATTCCCGCTTTCGCGGGAATGACCGGGACTATCTTTTTCGTCGCCCGCTCTTGCGCTGCGAGGCGCCGCCGCCTGTCTGTTTCGCCGCTTCTGAAGTGTCTTTGGGCTTGCCGGCGCGGTTGGTGGCACGGGCGACCGCCTGGCCCGCGACCCCGTCGCTCATGTCGAAGCCGGCCATGGTGCTGTGCTGCGCGCTGCCGACTTCTTCGTATTCTTCGTCGGCCTCTTCTTCGCGCAGCTGTTCTTTCACCTGTGCTCGCAGAATAAATTCGGTGACATCGTCTTTGACTGCAGTGACCATGTCTTCAAACATGCTGAACGCTCTGAAGCGGTATTCGACGATTGGGTTGCGTTCTGCGTAGCCGAGTGTCCAGATGCCGTCGCGCAGCTGGTCCATAAGGTAGAGGTGGTCTTTCCATTTCTGGTCGATCACCTGCAGCGCGATCATTTTTTCGAGAATGCGCATGTTCTCAGTGCCGATTTCTTCTTCTTTCGCGTTCAGCGCGTCGAGTGCCTGCTTCTTGACCATCGCGATGAATTCATCTTTGGTCGTGCCGCGCAGCACGTCTTCAAGGTCGTCGTATTTGACCTGAAAAACCGACTGCAGATAATCTTTCAGGGCCTCGAAGTTGTAGTCTGAAACCTTCTTGCCCGGCAGCATCTGCTCGATACGAATGCTCACCGCGTCTTCAGTGAATTCACGCACGAGTGCCTTCACGTGGGTATTGTCGAGAATTTCGTTGCGAATGAGATAGATATACTTACGCTGCTTGTTCATGACGTCGTCATAGTCGAGCAGGTGCTTACGCATCTCGAAGTGGTGCGACTCGACGCGTTTCTGCGCGCGTTCGATCGCGTTCGTCACCATGCGGTGTTCGAGCGCTTCGCCCTCTTGCATACCGAAACGTTGCATAATGGGCCCAAGACGGTCTGAACCAAAGATGCGCATCAGCTCGTCTTCGAGCGACAGGTAGAAACGCGATGAGCCAGGGTCGCCCTGGCGGCCGGCACGGCCGCGCAGCTGGTTGTCGATGCGGCGTGATTCGTGGCGTTCAGAACCCAGAATATGCAGGCCTCCGAGTTCTTTCACACCGGGGCCGAGAATAATGTCGGTACCGCGACCCGCCATGTTGGTGGCTATCGTCACGCGGCCGCGATGGCCGGCTTCTTTAATGATGTCGGCTTCGCGGTCGTGGTGCTTTGCGTTCAGAACGTTGTGGGGTATACCCTTGACCGTCAAGAGGTGCGACAACTTCTCTGAGTTCTCGATCGAAATTGTGCCCAAAAGAACCGGCTGGCCCTTGAGGTGAAGTTCTTTGACCTCGTCGGCAATCGCATTGAACTTTTCACGCTGCGTGCGGTAGACCTTGTCGGCAAAGTCTTTGCGTATCATCTTGCGATTCGGCGGTATCACCATCACGTCGAGCTTATAGATCTTGCGAAATTCTTCAGCTTCGGTGTCGGCGGTACCGGTCATGCCCGCGAGCTTTTCGTACATACGAAAGAAGTTCTGAAACGTGATCGTTGCCAGCGTCTGGTTCTCTTGTTTAACATCGACCTTTTCTTTGGCTTCGATCGCCTGGTGCAGACCGTCGCTGTAGCGGCGGCCTTCCATGAGGCGGCCCGTGAATTCGTCGACGATAATGATTTCACCCGACTGCACGACGTAGTCGACGTCGCGGCTGAAGAGTTTGTGTGCCTTGAGGCACTGGTGCACGTGGTGC
The sequence above is a segment of the Turneriella parva DSM 21527 genome. Coding sequences within it:
- the secA gene encoding preprotein translocase subunit SecA, whose amino-acid sequence is MLQFVLKALFGSKYERDLKRITPYVERINALEPEIQKLSDAELAAKTPAFKERIANGEKLISILPEAFAVLRETSLRVLKMRHFDVQLMGAMALNEGKIAEMKTGEGKTLTATLAVYLNALTGKGVHVVTVNDYLASRDAEWMRPLYDFHGLTTGVIKSNMPHAKKREAYAADITYGTNNEFGFDYLRDNMVDHRNYRVQRGHYFAIVDEVDSILIDEARTPLIISGPADQDAGEYVRVNRVIPALEDKVDYDVDEKARSVLLTEIGVHKVEKLLNVENLYAPQNVELVHHVHQCLKAHKLFSRDVDYVVQSGEIIIVDEFTGRLMEGRRYSDGLHQAIEAKEKVDVKQENQTLATITFQNFFRMYEKLAGMTGTADTEAEEFRKIYKLDVMVIPPNRKMIRKDFADKVYRTQREKFNAIADEVKELHLKGQPVLLGTISIENSEKLSHLLTVKGIPHNVLNAKHHDREADIIKEAGHRGRVTIATNMAGRGTDIILGPGVKELGGLHILGSERHESRRIDNQLRGRAGRQGDPGSSRFYLSLEDELMRIFGSDRLGPIMQRFGMQEGEALEHRMVTNAIERAQKRVESHHFEMRKHLLDYDDVMNKQRKYIYLIRNEILDNTHVKALVREFTEDAVSIRIEQMLPGKKVSDYNFEALKDYLQSVFQVKYDDLEDVLRGTTKDEFIAMVKKQALDALNAKEEEIGTENMRILEKMIALQVIDQKWKDHLYLMDQLRDGIWTLGYAERNPIVEYRFRAFSMFEDMVTAVKDDVTEFILRAQVKEQLREEEADEEYEEVGSAQHSTMAGFDMSDGVAGQAVARATNRAGKPKDTSEAAKQTGGGASQRKSGRRKR
- the msrA gene encoding peptide-methionine (S)-S-oxide reductase MsrA; this encodes MFAAITCGKKAEAGVRGSDGFSLPRPYVQSDKSLRVAVFAGGCFWCMEPPFEKLAGVKAVISGYAGGSEKNPTYDEVSYGRSSHVESVLVLYDPKVVSYEKLLAVFWQNINPEQDDGQFYDRGPQYMTYIFYANEAERQLAEKSKADLLATKKFSRIATRLAPATAFWPAEDYHQDYYKKNPDHYQRYRVGSGRDAYLRNKWQP